One window of Caldisericum exile AZM16c01 genomic DNA carries:
- a CDS encoding NADH-quinone oxidoreductase subunit NuoE family protein has product MKGKSLIDVLHDVQETNPENYIPENLAIKVSQTFKTTPAKVYGVLTFYTMFSSIPRGKHIIRVCRSLSCHLADGEKIIKKLKEELGIDFGETTEDKEFTLEESSCLGMCSVAPSMMIDDVPFGNLKEEDIPLILKKVREGAL; this is encoded by the coding sequence ATGAAAGGAAAGTCCTTAATAGACGTCCTGCATGATGTTCAGGAGACTAATCCTGAGAATTACATTCCAGAAAATTTGGCAATTAAAGTTTCACAGACTTTTAAAACAACACCTGCAAAGGTCTATGGAGTGCTTACCTTTTATACGATGTTCTCTTCAATACCAAGAGGTAAACACATCATAAGAGTTTGCAGGAGTTTGTCGTGCCATCTTGCAGATGGAGAAAAGATTATAAAGAAATTGAAAGAAGAGTTGGGTATAGATTTTGGAGAAACAACCGAAGATAAAGAATTTACACTCGAAGAGTCAAGTTGCCTTGGAATGTGCTCAGTTGCGCCTTCAATGATGATTGATGACGTGCCTTTTGGAAACTTAAAGGAAGAAGACATACCGCTTATCCTTAAAAAAGTCAGGGAGGGTGCTCTATGA